In Candidatus Nitronauta litoralis, one DNA window encodes the following:
- a CDS encoding M48 family metalloprotease gives MGQNADPQVIAQFGLYPDKDLQLYVNQIGQDLVSSLSNPEFDDYFFKVVDSPQINAFALPGGYIYVTRGILAVMNNEAELAGVLGHEIGHVVNHHGAEQMVRSIGAQILAIGGAIASPKNAGPWLAVSTQLFTTINMGYGREAELESDAHGLMNAYEAGYDPKSAINFFRTLRQQEIMSGQSYHSFQATHPDTKIRIIKGDSLADTINNRGNKVTKKNRDNFLRKIDGLIYGGKRHSKDRREYKPEYIDIYEVKAGETFNSIAVKELNEPQQDLDIAILNGMRLEDKLEPGTLLKLVRKGKPENHKILDLKPDLARNKMKKKRELNFTFSD, from the coding sequence ATGGGTCAGAACGCTGATCCTCAAGTGATCGCGCAGTTTGGCTTGTATCCCGACAAGGACCTTCAGCTCTATGTAAACCAGATAGGGCAGGATCTTGTATCTTCCCTTAGTAATCCAGAATTCGACGATTATTTTTTCAAAGTTGTCGATAGTCCCCAAATCAACGCTTTTGCTCTTCCAGGTGGTTACATTTATGTGACACGTGGAATTCTGGCTGTCATGAACAATGAAGCTGAATTGGCCGGGGTTCTGGGCCATGAGATTGGTCATGTGGTCAATCATCACGGGGCTGAGCAAATGGTCCGCAGTATCGGGGCGCAGATTCTTGCCATCGGGGGTGCCATCGCCAGCCCCAAAAATGCGGGTCCATGGCTGGCTGTCAGCACTCAACTATTCACGACCATTAATATGGGCTACGGCCGGGAAGCTGAACTGGAATCAGATGCCCATGGTCTGATGAACGCCTATGAAGCGGGATACGATCCCAAGAGCGCCATAAATTTTTTCCGAACCTTGCGGCAGCAGGAAATCATGTCCGGGCAGTCTTACCACAGTTTTCAGGCCACTCATCCGGATACCAAAATCCGAATCATCAAAGGGGATTCCCTGGCGGATACGATTAACAATCGTGGGAACAAGGTGACCAAAAAGAATCGGGATAATTTTCTTAGAAAAATTGACGGGTTGATTTACGGTGGAAAGCGCCATTCAAAGGATCGGCGTGAATACAAACCGGAATACATCGATATATATGAAGTTAAAGCTGGGGAAACTTTCAACAGCATTGCTGTGAAGGAACTCAATGAGCCCCAACAGGACCTGGATATTGCTATTTTAAATGGGATGCGATTAGAAGATAAATTAGAGCCCGGAACCCTGTTGAAACTGGTTAGAAAAGGTAAGCCAGAAAACCACAAGATCCTGGATTTGAAACCCGATCTGGCACGAAATAAAATGAAAAAAAAGCGCGAATTGAACTTCACCTTTTCTGATTAA
- a CDS encoding tetratricopeptide repeat protein, producing the protein MAAEQEVSRKQLLKEVDPVYSAGSKIMERLVVNKVPLFILLAIIVFSAAGLGIYQKQQAKKILQAEGLVFEMEQIRENAKDKSADAVLNELKTKFEEISEGKQKRRGQLLLADSYFQYGKFDDAEKVYSELKNNATGDLLTVDLARRGLGHVYESKKDFDKAIQAYKSIIDNPGPLPVFYVYLSLARSHELKGDVENAKLVLRDIEAKFPEHPDIERVRLQIKKLEGGS; encoded by the coding sequence ATGGCCGCTGAACAAGAAGTATCGAGAAAGCAATTACTGAAAGAGGTTGATCCGGTTTATTCTGCCGGCAGTAAGATCATGGAGCGCCTGGTTGTCAACAAGGTTCCCCTTTTTATCCTTCTGGCCATTATCGTGTTTTCAGCAGCGGGATTGGGAATCTACCAAAAACAGCAGGCTAAAAAAATCCTTCAGGCGGAGGGGCTCGTGTTTGAAATGGAGCAGATCCGTGAAAACGCCAAGGATAAATCTGCTGATGCGGTCCTGAATGAATTAAAGACCAAGTTTGAGGAAATTTCAGAGGGTAAGCAAAAGAGAAGGGGGCAACTTTTGTTGGCCGACTCCTATTTCCAGTATGGAAAATTCGATGATGCAGAAAAAGTCTATTCGGAATTAAAGAATAATGCGACAGGGGATCTTTTGACAGTAGATCTCGCTCGAAGAGGGTTGGGGCATGTGTATGAAAGTAAAAAGGATTTTGACAAGGCCATCCAAGCCTACAAATCGATTATAGACAATCCAGGCCCCTTGCCGGTATTCTATGTATATCTAAGTCTTGCCAGGTCTCATGAACTCAAAGGAGATGTGGAAAATGCCAAGCTGGTACTTAGGGATATTGAAGCCAAATTTCCCGAGCATCCAGATATTGAAAGGGTCAGACTCCAAATCAAAAAACTGGAGGGAGGATCCTGA
- a CDS encoding NAD(P)-dependent glycerol-3-phosphate dehydrogenase, which translates to MTPEVAVIGGGSWGTALAIHLGNKGLPVDLWVWESDLAQSMQTTGENRLFLPGFRLPDIVNPVNDLRDAVQSKKIIVLVTPSHVLGSIARSLRPHLAPNAIIVNASKGLEEETLLPASQVIQRELVSKFPLVTLSGPTFAKEVANKVLSTIVVASENPGAAETVQQIFSTDTLRVFTSTDVLGVEIGGSLKNVIAIAAGICDGLELGNNTRAGLITRGLVEISRIGTAMGARAETFYGLSGLGDLVLTCTGDLSRNRMVGIKLGQGDKLKDIIENMKMVAEGIKTVKSAFTLKEKFGIQASIIEQTYRVLYEDKEPGRALADLMKVETGSEFSGVRGLDEA; encoded by the coding sequence ATGACACCAGAAGTTGCAGTCATCGGTGGCGGGAGTTGGGGAACGGCCCTCGCAATACACCTTGGGAACAAAGGCCTCCCGGTCGACCTTTGGGTTTGGGAAAGTGATCTGGCCCAATCCATGCAAACTACCGGGGAAAACAGGCTTTTCCTGCCTGGGTTCCGCCTCCCGGACATTGTCAATCCGGTCAATGACCTGAGGGACGCTGTTCAAAGTAAAAAGATTATTGTTCTGGTGACCCCGTCTCATGTTCTTGGATCTATTGCAAGAAGCCTTCGCCCACATCTTGCCCCCAACGCGATCATCGTAAATGCAAGTAAAGGATTGGAAGAAGAAACCTTGCTTCCTGCATCCCAGGTAATTCAAAGGGAGCTCGTAAGTAAATTTCCACTTGTAACTCTGTCAGGACCTACTTTTGCTAAAGAAGTCGCCAATAAAGTGTTGTCCACTATTGTGGTAGCCTCAGAAAACCCGGGAGCGGCAGAGACAGTCCAACAAATCTTTTCAACCGACACTCTACGTGTGTTCACCAGTACAGATGTTCTTGGTGTCGAGATTGGTGGGTCACTGAAAAATGTTATCGCAATAGCCGCTGGGATTTGTGATGGCCTCGAATTGGGGAACAACACCAGGGCTGGACTCATTACACGGGGCCTCGTGGAAATCAGCCGGATAGGAACGGCAATGGGTGCAAGGGCCGAAACCTTTTATGGGCTTTCCGGACTGGGTGATCTAGTCCTGACCTGCACCGGTGATCTGAGTCGTAACCGGATGGTTGGAATCAAACTGGGACAGGGAGACAAGCTCAAAGATATAATTGAAAATATGAAGATGGTTGCGGAAGGCATCAAAACGGTTAAATCAGCCTTTACCTTGAAAGAAAAATTCGGCATCCAGGCCTCCATCATAGAGCAAACCTACCGGGTCTTGTACGAAGACAAGGAACCAGGGCGAGCCCTCGCTGATCTAATGAAAGTAGAAACTGGAAGCGAGTTCTCGGGTGTAAGGGGCCTTGATGAAGCCTGA
- the larB gene encoding nickel pincer cofactor biosynthesis protein LarB has translation MKPEEIKNLLDQVARGKVSPDKALDSLKNLPFEDISFARLDHHRELRSGIPEVVYCEGKSVQQLKTILKKLCASGQNVLATRLDEEVYKKLKSSLPSKAQFHKQARLLVLKKKKVVPRGKVAVVTAGTSDIPIAEEAAITLETLGTEVERVFDVGVAGLHRLLAKLETLRKCRVIIAVAGMEGALVSVLGGLVEQPVIGVPTSVGYGASFEGLAPLLTMLNSCSTGIGVVNIDNGFGAACLAHKINLLGES, from the coding sequence ATGAAGCCTGAAGAAATAAAGAACCTCCTCGACCAGGTTGCCAGAGGAAAAGTTTCCCCCGATAAAGCACTTGATAGTTTAAAAAACCTTCCTTTTGAAGACATCAGTTTTGCCAGGTTGGATCATCACCGGGAACTAAGATCAGGTATCCCAGAAGTGGTTTATTGCGAGGGAAAGTCGGTTCAACAACTTAAAACGATTTTAAAAAAGCTCTGCGCCTCTGGACAGAATGTTCTGGCCACCCGTTTGGATGAAGAAGTATATAAAAAACTTAAAAGCTCTTTACCCTCAAAAGCTCAATTTCACAAGCAGGCGAGACTTCTGGTCCTGAAGAAAAAGAAGGTGGTACCACGGGGCAAGGTCGCCGTTGTTACTGCTGGGACTTCAGATATTCCTATCGCTGAAGAAGCGGCGATCACACTGGAAACCCTTGGCACTGAAGTGGAGCGCGTTTTCGATGTCGGTGTCGCGGGGCTTCACCGGCTGTTAGCCAAACTGGAGACTCTTAGAAAATGCCGGGTAATAATCGCCGTTGCTGGAATGGAAGGTGCGCTGGTCAGCGTACTGGGAGGGCTTGTTGAACAACCAGTTATCGGGGTTCCCACAAGTGTAGGTTACGGAGCTTCTTTTGAGGGTCTCGCTCCATTACTCACTATGTTAAACAGTTGTTCAACGGGCATCGGTGTTGTGAATATTGACAACGGGTTTGGTGCCGCCTGTCTTGCTCATAAAATCAATTTACTGGGTGAGTCTTAA
- a CDS encoding NAD-dependent epimerase/dehydratase family protein, which yields MRILVTGGGGFLGSHVALRLNELGHDVTVFGRRPYHHLPDDIRQVQGDLNQAEEVAFACKDQEAVFHSGALTGIWGPREVFEKTNILGTQNIIDSCFNSGVKKLIYTSSPSVVFGESDLENVDESVPYPKQYLTSYPQTKAEAERRVIAANGNSGLLTVALRPHLIWGPQDPHLVPRILERAGQKKLIKVGNGKNLVDIIYIDNAVEGHLLALEALQPGATCAGRVYFLSDDEPVVLWDWISRLIKEMELPPISRSISYALAKKLGHGMELWYTLLGKQSEPRMTRFVAGQLAKSHFFNITAAKRDLNYRPVVSPEEGWKKMIRWFKTHPVN from the coding sequence ATGCGTATTCTGGTTACAGGTGGCGGTGGTTTTCTTGGAAGTCACGTTGCCCTTAGGCTGAATGAACTGGGACATGATGTCACAGTATTTGGGCGACGGCCTTACCATCATCTTCCCGATGATATTCGTCAGGTGCAGGGTGATTTGAACCAGGCTGAAGAGGTCGCCTTTGCCTGTAAAGATCAAGAAGCAGTTTTTCATTCAGGCGCACTTACTGGAATATGGGGGCCGCGGGAAGTTTTCGAAAAAACCAACATTCTTGGAACCCAGAATATTATCGATTCCTGTTTCAACTCGGGAGTCAAGAAACTCATCTACACAAGCTCCCCCAGTGTGGTCTTTGGTGAGTCCGATCTTGAAAATGTTGATGAAAGCGTCCCCTATCCAAAGCAATATCTAACCTCTTACCCCCAAACAAAAGCGGAAGCCGAGCGTCGTGTAATAGCTGCAAATGGAAATTCCGGTTTGCTGACTGTAGCGCTGAGGCCTCATTTGATCTGGGGACCACAAGACCCTCATTTGGTGCCAAGGATTCTTGAACGTGCCGGTCAAAAAAAATTGATTAAGGTAGGGAATGGAAAAAACTTGGTGGATATTATATACATCGATAACGCAGTTGAAGGGCATTTGCTGGCATTGGAAGCTTTGCAACCCGGAGCAACCTGTGCAGGAAGGGTTTATTTTTTAAGTGATGATGAGCCTGTGGTTTTGTGGGATTGGATCTCGAGACTCATAAAGGAAATGGAGCTGCCACCAATTTCGCGGTCTATTTCATATGCTCTGGCGAAAAAACTGGGACATGGCATGGAGTTATGGTACACGCTGCTTGGAAAACAATCCGAACCGCGGATGACTCGGTTCGTTGCGGGGCAGCTTGCCAAGTCCCATTTTTTTAACATCACGGCCGCCAAAAGGGATTTGAACTATAGACCTGTCGTTTCACCGGAAGAGGGCTGGAAGAAAATGATCCGTTGGTTTAAGACTCACCCAGTAAATTGA
- the tsaD gene encoding tRNA (adenosine(37)-N6)-threonylcarbamoyltransferase complex transferase subunit TsaD, which yields MLVLGIETSCDETAAAVLRDGHELLSNVIFSQVDIHSKYGGIVPEIAGRCHIESIDLVVQQALQEAGVDLGEIDLIGVTEGPGLVVSLIVGINAAKALGYASNIPVLGINHLEGHLLAIFLQEQVAFPFLALIVSGGHTDLVRADGVGQYKVIGRTRDDAAGESFDKVAKMLGLGYPGGPLIEKLGREGDPSAHAFPRSMLTNGNFDFSFSGIKSAVRRHLETNNFPGNQEISLADIAASFQEAVVDVLIKKLLRAARNEGLERLVLTGGVAANGCLRDRLFSEAEKEGFSAFVPKPVYCTDNAAMIASAAFLRHEAQLQGTPLMELDGKSSLSF from the coding sequence ATGCTGGTACTCGGAATTGAAACTTCCTGCGATGAAACTGCTGCAGCGGTCCTTCGTGATGGACATGAGTTGTTGTCCAATGTCATATTTTCCCAGGTTGATATTCATAGCAAATATGGGGGCATCGTCCCGGAGATAGCTGGGCGCTGCCATATAGAAAGTATTGACCTGGTTGTCCAACAGGCACTGCAAGAGGCAGGGGTGGATCTTGGGGAGATTGATTTAATCGGTGTCACTGAGGGGCCGGGGCTGGTTGTGTCGCTTATCGTTGGAATTAACGCGGCTAAAGCCCTGGGTTATGCTTCCAATATTCCGGTGCTCGGGATAAATCATCTGGAGGGGCATCTCCTGGCAATTTTTCTGCAAGAGCAGGTGGCTTTTCCATTCCTCGCTCTTATAGTGTCCGGAGGCCATACCGACCTTGTGCGTGCTGATGGAGTAGGGCAATACAAGGTGATTGGTCGAACGCGTGATGACGCCGCTGGAGAATCATTCGACAAAGTCGCCAAAATGTTAGGTCTGGGTTATCCCGGGGGCCCATTGATTGAAAAACTGGGCCGAGAAGGTGATCCATCCGCACATGCTTTTCCCCGAAGTATGCTCACCAATGGAAATTTTGATTTCAGTTTCAGTGGGATCAAATCTGCAGTTCGTCGCCATCTTGAAACAAATAACTTCCCCGGAAATCAGGAAATATCTCTTGCAGATATCGCCGCATCTTTTCAGGAAGCGGTCGTGGATGTTTTGATCAAAAAACTCCTGCGTGCTGCCCGGAATGAGGGGTTGGAGCGTCTGGTATTAACCGGTGGTGTCGCCGCAAACGGTTGCCTGCGGGATCGACTATTTTCCGAAGCAGAAAAAGAGGGTTTTTCGGCTTTTGTTCCCAAGCCGGTTTATTGTACAGACAATGCAGCGATGATTGCATCGGCTGCTTTTCTTCGACACGAAGCCCAGTTGCAGGGAACTCCCTTAATGGAACTGGATGGAAAATCCAGTCTGTCATTTTAG
- a CDS encoding S41 family peptidase, with product MISQIARVFLAFCLVLSLQTPLWAKSDTSEEKPPVNTYDKLRVFSEILSLLEANYVEDLDNNELIDGAIRGLLKVLDPHTSYLPPDSFKQMQVETSGKFGGLGIEISMRSGILTVVSPIEDTPADKAGMQANDKIIKIEEESTLDMTLTEAVNLLRGERGTPVTITVLREGVDKPFEVSITRDVIKVKSVKFKSYNDNIGYVRIRSFSKTTSRDLDNAIMELEKGNMEKLILDLRNNPGGLLNQAVEVSDRFLPQENLIVYTQGKTDDQNMRFTTQNRGHHVDYPMIILVNGGSASASEIVAGALQDLNRAVIIGTQTFGKGSVQTIIPLSDGSALRLTTARYYTPSGRVIQSNGITPDIIVEMPLKKPGDDDKEEQEKTKEEKEKERVRKFLREKDLKKHLIGKSSGGEVVESEEDEDFDEKEAKRQAEIVEELEKDPQLREAIALLSGWSVMNKVFKTSAVEEVK from the coding sequence ATTATTTCCCAAATTGCGAGAGTATTTCTCGCCTTTTGTTTAGTCCTCAGTCTCCAGACGCCGCTTTGGGCAAAATCGGATACGTCAGAGGAAAAACCACCGGTTAATACCTACGATAAACTGCGGGTATTTTCAGAAATTCTTTCCCTGCTTGAAGCCAATTACGTTGAAGATCTGGATAATAATGAATTGATCGATGGTGCGATTCGCGGACTTCTTAAAGTACTTGATCCCCATACCTCCTATTTGCCTCCGGATTCCTTTAAACAAATGCAGGTAGAAACATCGGGGAAATTTGGAGGACTCGGAATCGAAATTTCCATGCGAAGCGGTATCCTGACCGTGGTTTCTCCAATTGAAGACACTCCGGCAGACAAAGCCGGTATGCAGGCCAACGATAAAATCATTAAGATTGAAGAAGAATCCACTTTGGACATGACCCTTACGGAAGCTGTCAATTTACTTAGGGGAGAGCGTGGTACACCGGTCACTATTACAGTTTTGCGCGAAGGGGTAGACAAGCCTTTTGAGGTTTCCATTACCCGGGATGTTATCAAGGTAAAAAGCGTCAAATTTAAAAGCTACAATGACAACATTGGGTACGTCAGAATTCGTAGTTTCAGTAAAACCACAAGCCGTGACCTGGACAATGCCATTATGGAACTCGAAAAGGGAAATATGGAAAAATTGATCCTGGATCTGCGGAACAATCCGGGAGGACTTCTCAACCAGGCGGTAGAGGTTTCTGATCGTTTTTTACCCCAGGAAAACCTGATCGTTTATACGCAGGGAAAGACGGACGATCAGAACATGCGGTTTACGACGCAGAACAGAGGACACCATGTTGATTATCCAATGATTATTCTGGTGAATGGAGGCAGTGCCAGTGCTTCTGAAATCGTAGCAGGTGCCTTGCAGGACCTCAACCGCGCTGTCATTATCGGGACCCAGACATTCGGTAAAGGGTCTGTGCAAACCATCATTCCACTTAGCGATGGATCGGCCTTGCGTCTGACCACGGCCCGGTACTACACACCAAGTGGACGGGTAATCCAGTCCAATGGAATCACTCCGGACATCATTGTCGAGATGCCTTTGAAGAAACCTGGCGATGATGACAAAGAGGAACAAGAAAAGACAAAAGAGGAGAAGGAAAAGGAACGGGTTCGAAAGTTCCTGCGGGAGAAAGATTTGAAAAAGCATCTCATCGGTAAAAGCTCCGGTGGGGAAGTTGTGGAATCTGAAGAAGACGAGGATTTCGACGAGAAAGAGGCAAAGCGCCAGGCTGAGATAGTTGAAGAATTGGAAAAGGATCCGCAGCTTCGTGAAGCCATTGCTCTTCTTTCCGGTTGGTCTGTGATGAATAAAGTATTCAAGACAAGTGCTGTAGAAGAAGTAAAATAA
- a CDS encoding peptidoglycan DD-metalloendopeptidase family protein, with product MVFAFGVLLFCLFPSTGYSGKQNTVKDINKLLKEEKVQLEQLKKKIAKREKQLKSIGKQETSVLKTLGQLEDRLKLRERELRIYHWNIKINKKQMGSLEAKTSKLEGQLKRQQYVLGLRLRALYKEGGMVPVKILFSAGGMSELLQRFKYMDSVMAYDTTVFRTYESRLKQLQAERQTLLKVKANLLTLEKAALSKKDDLKREKKGKSDFLKKISGEKKYALRARKELVASSGELNKLIARLQEKLVLGKGLSIVDKKGKLRYPVPGKVLNKFGKHRDRKYGTYIVNNGIDLKVPGGTPVRAVFDGKVLFTGKLEGYGNLVILGHGEKYHSLYGHLEKINVKTGEIVAEGGILGTSGDTGSLIGPSLYLELRHQGKPIEPTRWFKVAKR from the coding sequence ATGGTTTTTGCGTTTGGGGTGTTGTTGTTCTGCCTTTTTCCTTCCACAGGCTATTCAGGAAAACAAAATACAGTAAAAGATATTAACAAGCTTTTGAAGGAAGAAAAAGTTCAGCTTGAGCAACTCAAAAAGAAAATTGCAAAAAGGGAGAAGCAGTTAAAGTCCATCGGTAAACAGGAAACTTCTGTATTAAAAACCCTGGGACAACTGGAGGATAGATTAAAGTTAAGGGAACGGGAACTTCGAATTTATCACTGGAATATCAAGATCAATAAAAAGCAGATGGGCAGCCTGGAGGCAAAAACAAGTAAATTGGAAGGGCAATTAAAACGACAACAGTATGTTCTCGGCTTGCGGCTCAGGGCTTTGTACAAGGAAGGGGGTATGGTTCCGGTGAAGATATTGTTTTCCGCTGGCGGCATGTCAGAGCTTTTGCAGCGCTTTAAGTATATGGATTCGGTGATGGCCTATGACACGACTGTTTTTCGAACTTACGAGTCGCGGCTCAAACAATTGCAGGCAGAAAGGCAAACTCTTTTAAAAGTGAAAGCCAATTTGTTGACCCTCGAGAAAGCGGCTCTTTCCAAAAAAGACGACCTCAAGAGGGAAAAAAAAGGAAAGTCTGATTTTCTGAAAAAAATCTCTGGTGAAAAAAAATACGCCCTGAGAGCCAGAAAAGAGCTGGTCGCTTCCAGTGGAGAATTGAATAAGCTGATTGCGCGTCTTCAGGAAAAGCTGGTGCTTGGAAAAGGCCTCAGCATAGTCGATAAAAAGGGAAAACTCCGATATCCCGTTCCAGGAAAAGTATTGAACAAATTTGGGAAACATCGGGACCGCAAATACGGTACATATATCGTCAACAATGGGATTGATTTAAAAGTTCCCGGTGGAACCCCGGTGAGAGCTGTTTTTGATGGGAAAGTGCTGTTTACTGGAAAACTTGAAGGATACGGCAATCTGGTAATTCTTGGACACGGTGAAAAATACCATTCGCTATATGGTCATCTTGAAAAAATCAACGTGAAGACCGGTGAAATTGTCGCCGAGGGAGGAATATTGGGGACATCTGGCGATACGGGATCATTGATAGGTCCGTCTCTCTATCTTGAATTACGGCATCAGGGCAAACCAATAGAACCTACCCGATGGTTCAAAGTGGCAAAACGTTAA
- a CDS encoding ABC transporter permease: MFRNALHYAIANIRSNRQVCLASIGSIAVALSFPGLFLFIFVNLNSFLSNWNREVQLMVYLKDDITQQQKVDIESLLNQGPNVQTVTFISREDAWSDFQSLFADKSGLLEELEFNPLPASYRVHFEEGPDRVDSIRKAAESVVTVPGVESVDYGEQWIAGFETFLIFLKIFLVALGGILAMGVLLIISNTIKLSVYSRREEIELMLLIGANPRFIKTPFFLEGIFHGTLGAIISIGLLKLLHLYFQFNFEGTLASTNLGIKLQFIGFVYTALIIVASMVVGWLGSSLSVNQFLKSYRK; the protein is encoded by the coding sequence ATGTTTCGCAACGCCCTCCATTACGCCATAGCCAATATTCGTTCAAACAGGCAAGTGTGTCTGGCATCCATTGGTTCAATCGCGGTCGCCCTGTCATTTCCCGGTCTTTTCCTCTTTATTTTTGTCAATTTGAACTCCTTTCTTTCCAATTGGAACCGGGAAGTTCAGTTGATGGTGTACCTCAAAGATGACATTACTCAGCAACAGAAGGTGGATATTGAATCCCTGTTAAATCAGGGGCCCAATGTTCAGACGGTTACATTTATTTCCCGTGAAGATGCCTGGTCTGATTTTCAGAGTCTGTTTGCAGATAAATCAGGGCTTTTAGAAGAGCTTGAGTTTAATCCACTGCCGGCATCCTACCGGGTTCATTTTGAAGAAGGTCCCGATCGTGTGGACTCCATTCGTAAAGCTGCTGAAAGCGTCGTGACAGTTCCCGGTGTTGAATCGGTTGATTATGGTGAACAATGGATTGCAGGGTTTGAAACATTTTTGATTTTTTTAAAAATATTTTTAGTGGCCCTTGGAGGGATTCTTGCTATGGGAGTCCTGTTGATTATATCGAATACGATCAAATTGTCAGTTTATTCGCGCCGGGAGGAAATTGAACTGATGCTCCTGATCGGGGCCAACCCTCGATTCATTAAAACTCCTTTTTTTCTGGAAGGAATTTTTCACGGAACTCTGGGAGCCATCATTTCCATCGGGTTATTGAAACTTCTTCACCTTTACTTTCAGTTCAACTTTGAAGGAACACTGGCTTCAACTAATCTTGGGATCAAGCTTCAGTTTATAGGGTTTGTTTATACGGCATTAATAATTGTAGCCAGCATGGTGGTTGGTTGGTTGGGTAGCTCTCTATCTGTAAATCAATTCCTTAAGTCCTATCGAAAATGA
- the ftsE gene encoding cell division ATP-binding protein FtsE translates to MIQLYNVYKAYQSSHPVLVDISMVIREGAFVFITGPSGAGKSTLLKLLFRWEKFDRGQVLVNRMNIGKIPEDRLYLLRRKIGVVFQDYKLLPNKTIFENVAFALEIMGANRKTIRYQTWEALKNVGLTHKKDAYPLQLSGGEQQRTAIARALVNRPKILLADEPTGNLDPDIATEILKLFEAANRAGTTIVLATHSQDLLRQSDHPIVTLNQGRILETQFTG, encoded by the coding sequence ATGATCCAGCTTTACAACGTTTATAAAGCTTACCAGAGTAGCCATCCTGTGTTGGTTGATATATCCATGGTCATTCGGGAAGGGGCCTTTGTGTTTATTACAGGGCCCAGCGGCGCGGGAAAAAGTACTCTCCTGAAGTTATTGTTTCGCTGGGAAAAATTTGATCGAGGGCAGGTTCTGGTCAACCGCATGAATATCGGTAAGATTCCGGAAGACCGACTCTATCTTCTCAGGCGAAAAATTGGAGTGGTGTTCCAGGATTACAAGTTGCTCCCGAATAAAACTATTTTTGAAAACGTGGCCTTTGCGCTTGAGATTATGGGAGCAAACAGGAAAACGATCCGTTATCAAACCTGGGAGGCGCTGAAGAATGTCGGGCTCACCCATAAAAAAGATGCTTACCCTCTTCAACTCTCCGGAGGTGAGCAACAAAGAACAGCTATTGCCAGAGCCTTGGTCAATAGGCCAAAGATTTTACTGGCGGATGAACCGACCGGAAACCTCGACCCGGATATCGCCACCGAGATCCTGAAACTGTTTGAGGCTGCCAACAGGGCGGGGACGACCATTGTTCTGGCTACACACAGTCAGGACCTTTTAAGGCAGAGCGATCACCCTATAGTGACTTTGAACCAGGGAAGAATCCTGGAAACCCAATTTACCGGCTGA
- a CDS encoding formylglycine-generating enzyme family protein: MIPAGQFIFGADPSSNLSSFMSDTTSSQNASPSQTGNLPSFYLDKYEVTYGDFIRFKPKAKYPDGRVDHPIRGVSWYEAEAYCFWLNKRLPTELEWEKAARGSEGFVFVWGNEFNKEKANFGKAVKRVGSFPEDKSVFGIFDLNGNVSEWTASVYEPYPGSTYKDPNFGKKLRVVRGGAYNKREHGFLQVFATLSFRNPVPPTMRSWDTGFRCALSK, encoded by the coding sequence TTGATTCCCGCCGGCCAATTCATTTTTGGCGCCGATCCCTCATCGAACCTGTCTTCATTTATGTCAGATACAACCTCAAGTCAAAATGCGTCTCCAAGCCAAACAGGGAATCTACCCTCTTTTTATTTGGATAAATACGAAGTGACCTATGGGGATTTTATTCGCTTTAAACCTAAAGCAAAATATCCTGATGGCCGAGTCGATCACCCCATTCGTGGAGTTTCCTGGTACGAGGCTGAAGCTTATTGCTTCTGGTTAAACAAACGCCTGCCCACTGAACTGGAATGGGAAAAAGCTGCACGTGGTTCGGAAGGTTTTGTATTTGTCTGGGGAAATGAATTTAACAAAGAGAAAGCAAATTTTGGGAAAGCAGTTAAACGGGTTGGAAGCTTTCCGGAAGACAAAAGCGTATTTGGAATATTTGATTTGAACGGAAATGTATCCGAGTGGACAGCAAGCGTTTACGAACCCTACCCCGGATCAACCTACAAAGATCCTAACTTTGGGAAAAAATTGAGGGTTGTTCGAGGCGGAGCCTACAATAAAAGGGAACACGGATTTTTACAGGTATTTGCGACCCTGTCTTTTAGAAATCCTGTTCCTCCCACAATGCGGTCATGGGACACGGGGTTTCGTTGCGCATTATCCAAATAA